The sequence AACTGGCCAATCATTGGGCCAGTATTAGCTGGTGGGCTTAGTCATCTCGGAAGCCTTCCACAGAAAGACTGCATCAAGACAAGAGAACTCACACCACCAAACTTCCAATTGACTTCTAATGCGGTGACCGTCCTTTGATCCCAGGAGCACAACACCTGTAAATAACTTCATTTGCGCCAATTCCCCCTTTCTCCTCTCCGTGTCTGCCAGTCCTCCGTCGACATGTATTTTAGAGCCGCCTCCAGGTCCATTGCGGCCTCTGCTCGTGGCGCTGGATCCGTACGATCCTCTCCTTCCTGCCTTTACGCCCGCGTTTCTCAGACCGCCCAAGCCGCCGGCATAACGCAGCAACAGACCCGCGCTGCCTCGTCTTCTGAGCACGCCATTGCCAACCCTACCCTTGCTGGAATCGAGAAGCGATGGGAAGCCATGCCTCCACAGGAACAGGCAGAGTTGTGGATGCAATTGAGAGATCGGATGAAGGTGGACTGGCATGAGATGACTCTGCAAGAGAAGAAGGCCGGTATGTGGCTTCTACATCACCCGGCTCTTTATCAAATTGGCCGGGATTTCTTTTACCGTCCCTAGTAACAGCACATTTGAGACCTACTGCGGTGTCCACCCGTCGTGCCCAATCGCCGTCGTTGGCATGAGGCATTGGTTTTGGCTTTGGCATAGCTGATATTTGAAATAGCGTACTGGATCGCTTTCGGACCCCATGGTCCGCGTGCCGAAACCCCCAAGGGCGAGGG is a genomic window of Coccidioides posadasii str. Silveira chromosome 3, complete sequence containing:
- the COX5A gene encoding Cytochrome c oxidase subunit 5A (EggNog:ENOG410PNPD~COG:C~TransMembrane:1 (i127-145o)~BUSCO:14316at33183) codes for the protein MYFRAASRSIAASARGAGSVRSSPSCLYARVSQTAQAAGITQQQTRAASSSEHAIANPTLAGIEKRWEAMPPQEQAELWMQLRDRMKVDWHEMTLQEKKAAYWIAFGPHGPRAETPKGEGMKVFIQVAKYMLISFGVFYAIRMAAGPAPKTMSKEWQEATNEYALKEKLEPITGISSAGYQGKGFIQSPPAPKQ